The Sandaracinus amylolyticus genomic interval GCCGACGCGGTGATGCCCAGCACCTCGCCATAACGCGCGTGCGCCGCGAGCAGACGATCGAGGAACAGGCCGCCGCCGAGCGCGCGCACCAGCTCCTCGTTGCGCCGGGCGCGCAGCGCGTCGACGCGCAGCTGCGAGGCCGTCCACTCCGCGTGGTACTTGAACGTGAGGAACCCGAGCCCTTCGCCGAACAGGAACCGATGGAGCTCGGCGATCTCGCTCGCGCGCGGCGCGTCGTCACCGAGCCCGTGGAACGCGCCGAGCCAGTCGCGCACCAGGCCCCACGCGTGATCGAGCGCGCGATCGGCCACGACCGCGGCCTGGAGATCGACGCCCGGCCCGGCGCGTCGGCTGACGAGCTGGGCCGAGAGCAGACCGCGCGACGCGTCGAGCGCCTCGACGTGCTCGGAGAGCACGGCCGGCGCGCGCGCGGCGCGGGCCTCGGTCGTGAGCTGCGACGCGAGGGCGAACGCGTCCTCGGCGGTGAGCGGCGGAAGTGAGATCAGATCGCGAGCAGCGAACGAGCGCGTCATCGGAGCCCCCCTTTGCGAGACGGCGGGATGGTACTCGCGTGGTATCTCCGCGCCCATGAGCCACGAGCCGAAGGTCCACCTCGAGCGCGACGAGCACGGCGTCGTCACGCTGATCCTCGACGACGCGAAGCGCCGGAACGCGATGACGCCGGAGCTCGGCGGCGCGCTCGCCGCGCGGGTGCGCGAGCTGGTGAAGGACGAGACGGTGCGCGCCGTCGTGCTCACCGGCGCGGGCGGCGCGTTCTCGGGCGGCGGCGATCTCGCGATGCTCGAGCGGCTCCGCGCCGTGAGCGCGGCGGAGGCCGAGTCGTTCATGCTCGACTTCTACGCGCGCTACCTCTCGATCACGCAGCTCGCGGTGCCGACCCTCGCCGCGATCGAGGGTCCGGCGATCGGCGCGGGGCTCTGCGTCGCGCTCGCGTGCGATCTCTGCGTGGTCGACGAGGACGCGAAGCTCGCGCTCAACTTCGCGAAGCTCGGGCTGCACCCCGGGATGGGCGCGACGTACCTCGCGCCGCTGCGCGCCGGCGCCATGCGCGGCGCCGAGCTGCTCTACACGGGGCGCCGCTTCGATGGGCGCGAGGCGGTGCGGCTCGGGCTCGCGCTCGAGGCGGTGAAGGCGAGCGACGTGCGGGCGCGCGCGGTCGCGATCGCGCGCGAGATCGCGACCGCGGCGCCGCTCGCGATCCGCGGGCTGCACCGGGTGATGGGCATCGATCGCGGGGCGCTGATGGCCGCGCTCGCCCACGAGGCGCGCGAGCAGGCGGTGAGCTACGCGAGCGCGGATCTCGGCGAAGGGCTGCGCGCCGCGAGCGAGAAGCGCGCGGCGCGGTTCGAGGGTCGCTGACGCTTCGTCACGGCGCCGGGCGCGCGATGCGGACGTCGAGCGCATGCCCGGGGTCGGTGCCGGTCGCGCCGAGCCCTTCGACGTGCAGCGTGACGCTGACCGCGTCGGCGCCGTCGCCGCGCAGCTGCATCGCGGCGACGCGCGCCGGGACGTCGGCTCGATCGCGCAGGCAGCCGTCGACCTCGTCGCCCTGGTCGGCCGTGATCGTCACGTCGCGGTGGCCGCGCCCCGTCACTCGCACCGTCACGACCGGCGTCGCCTCGGGCCAGGTCGCGATGCAGTCGCCCGCGACGCGCGCGACCGAGACGCCGGCCTGCTCGAGGGCGGTGCGCGTGAGCGGGCGGAGCGCGCCCTCCACCTCCGAGCGCGCGACGTGGACCCCTTCGACGAACGGCGAGAGCGCGCGCTCGGCGCGCGTCGCCTCGAGCAGCGCGCGCACGTAGCGCACGTGCACCGCGAAGCCGAGCCCTCCGCCGCGGAGCAGCGTGTTCACGCCGATCAGGCGCCCGCGATCGTCGAAGAGCGGACCGCCCGACGAGCCCGGCGCGATCGGCGCCTGGGTCTGCACCATCGTCGTGCCGCTCTCGTCGCGGATCGCGCTGACGATGCCCTGGGTGAGCGTGTGGTCGAGCCCGAGCGGGCTGCCGATCGCGAACGTGGTCGCGCCGATCTGCACGTCCTCGTCGGCCGCGAGCGGCACCGCCGCGAGCCCTTCCGCGTCGATCGCGAGGAGCGCGAGGTCGTTGCTCGGATCGGTCGCGAGCACGCGCACGCGATCGAACGTGCGTCCGTCGCGCATCGTCACGCGCGCGCTCGTCGCGTCGCCCAGCACGTGATGGTTGGTCACGATCACGCCGCCGGCGCCCACCACGAAGCCGCTGCCGGTCACGGTCTGCGCGTCGAGCCCGAGGCGCCGGAGCACGTCGGCGAGCTCGTCCTCGTCGTCCACCGGACGATGCGCGTGGATCGTGACCACCGCGTCGGCGCGCCGCTCGAACAGCTCGCGCGCCGACCACGCGCGATCCTCGGCGACGGGCTCCTCGACGCGCGGCGCGTCGTCGGGCGCCGGCGCCGCGGCGATCTCGGGGAGGTGCGGTGCCTCGCGCTCGACGACCGGCGCGAGCGCGCGCATCGCGCGGCGGATCGCGGCGACCTCGTGACCGGCGAGGAACCAGTCCCCGTGCGCCGCGATCACGGCGCGCGACGCGCCCGGCGCGAGCCCGATCAGCAGCGCGAGCCACGCGACGTTCAGCGCCGCGACCGCGCCGGGCACGACGCTGCGCTTCGCCTCGCCGCCCGCGACCTTCCAGCCCACGACGACGGGCAGCACGACGCACGCGACGAGCGCCGCCGCGACCGCGGCCGCCGGCGCCACGACCGAGCCGCCCGCCAGCGCGATCACGTGCGCGCCGACGAGCACGAATGCCGCGCACCCCGCGACGATCGCGACCACCGTCGCGACCCACGAGAGCCGCGCGGCGCCTGGCTTCTCCCCCGCCATGGCTCGCCGAACGCTACCACGGCACCCGCGATTCCACGCGTTGCCGGGTGAGCGCGCGCGTCGATGATCACGTGCATGGCGCTGCACGTGGATCGCTTCATCCGCATGCCGGGCATGCGCATCATCGTGGCCGACGGCGATCGTCGCTACGCCGAGTGGATGCTCGGAAACGACGATCCCGACCGCATCGAGCGGCGCGTGCACGAGGCGGCGCGCGCGCCCGGCGCGACGCTCGAGTCGATCGTGCTCGCGGTGCCCGGCGGGGTGATCAAGCCCGGGCGTCACGACGCGGCGGAGCACGTCGAGCGCGGCCCCTGAGGCACACCACGACGCGAGGCGCAGCGCCGCGCGCGCGTGGGTCCTCGGCTTGCTCCGAACGCGCTCGATGCGGCTCGCGGCGCTCGTGATGATCGTGCTGACGTCGGCGTGTGGATCGGTCGCGCGGAGCGTCGCGACCGAGGTGCCCGAGCCGCTGATCCACGAGTCGCTGCGCACGCTCGCGCAGGAGGACACGCAGGCGCTCGCGGCGGAGGTGTTCGCGTCGCCCGAGGTGCGCAGCGCGATGCGCGAGCTCGCCGCGACGATGACCGACGGAGCGCTCGACGCGCTCGGCGAGGAAGAGCGCGCGGCGCGGATGACGGAGGCGATCGAGGCGCTCGCCGCACGCATCGTGGCGGCGGTCGCGGCGGCGATGGACCGCGAGCTCGCGCCGGTCGTGGTCTCGACGGTGGAGCGCAGCGTGGACGCGGCGACGCGCGAGCTGGTGAGCGAGCAGAGCCGCGATCGCCTGGCGGCCGGGCTCTCCGACGTGACGGATCGTGTGATCGTGTCGGCGTCGGGCACGGTGCGCGAGGAGCTGCGCGACGTCCTCACGCACCCCGAGACGCAGGAGCTGCTGCGGGCGACGGTGCGGGGCATCGCCGAGGAGTCGGTGCGCGGGACCGAGCGCGCGGTGCGCGAGGCACGGCAGGCGCGCGAGGCGGAAGGGCGCGCGCCGAGCAGCGTGGTGGCCTCGTTCGAGCGCACGGTGCGGCGCAGCGCGCAGCTGCTCGATCTGCTGGTGCTCGGCGCGGCGATCGGGCTGGTCGGGCTCGTGGTGTGGATGGCGCGGAGGTCGCGGCGCATGGCGCTGCGGGAGATGCTGGCGCGGCGGCGCGAGGTCGTGACGCTCGCGCTCCTGGCGCGGCTCGCGCAGCGCGGCGAGGACGTGCCTCCCGAGCTCCGCCGCGCGCTCGAGCGCGTGCTGCGCGAGAGCGAGCCCGCGGCGCGACCGAAGCGCTGGTGGAGGCCGGCGTTCCACCGCGATCAGCCCGCATGAGCGAGACACGGGGCCACGCTCGGCGATCGCGCACGCCACCGCTCGCGGGTGCGGGGGGTGAGCCCTATACTCGCCCGCCATTCCGCAAGGGAGGCCTGCCGTGCTCGATGAGACCCCGCGCTTCGCGCTCACGTTCGACGACGTCCTGCTGCAGCCGGGGTACTCCGACTTCCTCCCGCACGACGCGGACGTTCGCACGCGCCTCACGCGCGATCTGAAGCTGAACATCCCGATCCTCTCGAGCGCGATGGACACGGTCACCGAGTGGAAGACCGCGGTGACGATGGCGCGCAACGGCGGGCTCGGCGTGCTGCACAAGAACCTCACGCCGGAGGAGCAGGCGCGCGAGGTGCTGAAGGTGAAGCGCGCCGAGAGCGGCATGGTGCTCGACCCGGTCACGATCGAGCCCGAGCGCTCGCTGAACGACGCGTTCGACACGATGCGCCGGCACGACATCTCGGGCCTGCCGGTGGTGAAGGCGGGCAAGCTGGTCGGCATCCTTACCAGCCGCGACGTGCGCTTCGAGAAGAACCTCGCGCAGCCCGTCGAGACGCTGATGACGCGCAAGCTCGTGACGGTGCCGATCGGCGTGTCGCAGGAGCGGGCGCGCGAGCTGCTGCACGCGAACCGGATCGAGAAGCTGCTGGTGGTCGGCGACGAGGGCGAGCTCGTCGGGCTCATCACGATCAAGGACCTGCTGCAGGCGGAGCGTTATCCGGGCGCGATCAAGGACGAGCACGGGCGGCTCCGCTGCGCGGCGGCGATCGGCGTCGGCAAGGATCGCGCGGAGCGCGCGGCGGCGCTGGTCGCGGCGGGTGTGGACGTGCTGGTGATCGACACCGCGCACGGCCACAGCAAGGGCGTGATCGACGCGGTGCGGCAGACGAAGAAGGAGCACCCGCACGTGCAGCTCGTCGCGGGCAACATCGCGACTGCCGAGGCGACCGAGGCGCTGATCGAGGCGGGCGCCGACGCGATCAAGGTGGGCATCGGGCCGGGCTCGATCTGCACGACGCGCATCGTGGCCGGCGTGGGCGTGCCGCAGATCACGGCGATCAGCGACTGCGCGCGCGCGGCCGCGAAGCACGACGTGCCGGTGATCGCGGACGGCGGGATCAAGTTCAGCGGCGACGTGGTGAAGGCGATCGCGGCCGGCGCGGAGTGCATCATGGTCGGCTCGCTCTTCGCGGGCACCGACGAGACGCCCGGGCAGGTCGTGCTGTACCAGGGCCGCAGCTACAAGCAGTACCGCGGGATGGGCTCGCTCGGCGCGATGCGGAAGGGCAGCAAGGACCGCTACGCGCAGGCGGACGTGGAGGACCCGGGCAAGCTGGTGCCCGAGGGCATCGAGGGTCGCGTGCCGTACCGCGGGACGCTCTCGAGCGTGGTGTACCAGCTGGTCGGCGGTCTGCGCGCGGGCATGGGCTACACGGGGTGCCGCACGATCGGCGAGCTGCGCACGAAGGCGAAGTTCGTGCGGCAGAGCGCGCAGGGCCTGCGTGAGTCGCACGTGCACGACGTCGTGGTCACGGAGGAAGCGCCGAACTACCGCGTGTGATCGCGGGCATACTTGCCCGCATGGGGGGCAAGGTCTGCGACTCGTGCGGGCGGCCGATGAGCGCGACCGCGGTGCGGTGCCCGCACTGCGGCGCGTTCCAGGCTGCGAAGAAGAAGGACGCGCCGGCGCCGGCGGCGAAGAAGAGCGAGACGTATCGCGAGGCGGCGCGACCACCCGAGCCCGCGAAGCCGCGCCCGCCGATCCGCGACGTCACGAGCGACGAAGCGCGCGCGGTGGCGAAGGTCGCGGCGGTGAAGGACGGGATCGACGTTGAGGGCCCGGAGGACGAGCCCGGGATCGTCGAGGGGCTCTTCCTGCCGCACCCGCGCACGCACGGCGTCGGTCGATGGGCGGACATCGCGCTCACGGTGCTCGCGCTGCCGCTCGTGATGGCGTCGGCGCTCGCGCTCGCGTTCCTGAGCCTGCGCGCGGCGCGGTTCGGCGGGATGCGAGGGCGGCCCGCGAGCTTCCGGATCCTCGGCGTCTGCACGGGCGCGGGGCTGCTGCTCTCGCTCGTGTCGCGCTGGACCGTCGACACGACGCTGCTTTTCGCGATCGTGGGGGCCCAGCTCGCCGCGCTCGTGGTGCGCGGCGCGCTGCGCTCCGCCGCGAAGGCGAAGCGGCGCGCCGCGTTCGATCTCAGCCGGTGACCTCGACGCGACGCTCGGTCACGACGACGCCGTCGTGGTCGACCCACACGTGCTGGCCCGGCACGAACGTCACGCCCGCGAACGTCACCGGCTCGTTCACCACGCCCACGCCGCGCTTGTCGCTCTTGCGCGGGTGGGTGCCCAGCGCGACGACGCCGAGCTCGATCGTCGCGATGTCCGCGCTGTCGCGGATGCAGCCGTAGACGACGACGCCCGACCACCCGTTCTTCGCGCCGAGCGCCGCGAGCTGATCGCCGACCAGCGCGCGCCGCATCGAGCCTCCGCCGTCGACCACGAGCACGCGCCCCGCGCCCGGCTCCTCGAGCGCTTTGCGGACGAGCGCGTTGTCCTCGTGGAGCTTGAGCGTCGCGATCGGTCCGTCGAACACGACGCGCGCGCCGTACGAGCGGAAGATCGGATCGCACACGCGCACGAGCTCGGGATGGGCGTCGCAGAGATCGGTGGTCTTCGTCATGGCCGACGCGACTTACCCGCCGCGCCTGGCACGATCAACGCGAGCGGGAGCGACGCGCCGCCGCGCGGTGACCGCTGCGCAGCTCGCGCACCAGCTCGTCCTTCTTCTTGCGGCTCGGGGCGGCGATGCCCTTCTCGCGCGCGAGGTTCACGAGCTCCTGCTTCGTGCGGTCCTCGAGCGAGCGACGCGGGTTGCCGGTGCCCTGCGTCGTCTTGTTGGGCGTGCGCCCTTCCTCGCGGCGCTGCTTGTTCACGGTGCGCGCGGCGATCTGCTTGGCGCGCGGGGCGGGCACGCCGCGCTCCTCCTGGCTGTCCTTGATGTGCTCGTACTTGCGCTCGTCCTTCGGGCTCCAACGCGGCATGTCGTGCCTCCTGGCCACGCGCATTCGCATCGCGCGTGCCCATGACGGAGAGGTACGAGCCGTCGCGCGCGCCGTGGATCGCGAGGCACTCCGCCCCACACGCGTCGCGACGCCCCCTCGGGTGAACGATGGGAACGAGCGCGTCTGCTAGCCTGTTCGAGGTCTCATGACCGCCCCGAAGACGAAGCGCGATCGCGAGCCGACGTTCGCCGACCTCGGGCGCGAGCTGAAGCTCCACGGCGTGGTGCTCGCGATCCTGGTGGCGGTGCTGTGGGTCGAGGAGATCGTCGACGTGTTCCTCGGCGGCGCCCTCGACGCGTTCGGCATCCGTCCGCGCGAGGTCGCGGGGCTGATCGGCATCCCGCTCTCGCCGTTCCTCCACGCAGGGTTCCCGCACCTGATCGCGAACACGGTCCCGCTGATCGTGCTCGGCTGGTTCGTGATGCTGCGGGAGACCTGGCACTTCTTCGCGGTCAGCGCCGCGGTGATCGTGCTCGGCGGGCTCGGCGTGTGGATGTTCGGCCAGACCGGCAGCGTGCACATCGGCGCGAGCGGGCTCGTGTTCGGGTGGCTCGGGTACCTGCTGCTCGGCGGGTGGTTCGAGCGACGCGTGAGCACGATCCTCGGCTCGCTCGTGGTCGCGGTGCTCTACGGCGGGCTCGTCTGGGGCGTGCTCCCGGGGACGCCCGGCGTGTCGTGGGAGGCCCATTTCTTCGGGTTCCTCGCGGGCGCGCTCATGGCGTGGGTGCTCGCGCGGCGCGAGAAGGCGGCGCGGGCGTGAAGGCCTTCGAGGAGACGGACATGGAGTCGGAGCCACACGCATGAGCCCACGCCACCGAGTCCTGATCGTGGAGGACGAGCCGACCTTGCGCTTGGCGTTGCGGCGGATCCTCGAGGAGGCGGGCGCCGAGGTGGTCGCGGTGGAGTGCGTCACCGACGCCTTCGCGCAGCTGGTGCCCGACGCGGGCATCACGATGGTGCTGAGCGATCTGCACCTGCCCGACGGGCTGGGCACCGCCGTGCTCGAGCGGGCGCGAGGGCTCGGCATCGCGCGGCGCGCGCTCTCGAGCGGCGATCGGGCGGCCCTGCGCGAGGTCGACGCGGAGCTCGCGACCGACCTGCTGACGAAGCCGGTGTCGCGCACGGTGCTCGAGGCGCTGGTGGGCGCGATCTCGCGCAGCGGCACCGCGCTGCGGCGGCCCGATCTCGGGAATCGCAGCGGCGACGGCGAGGGCTGAGCGCCCTCAGCAGCCCGCGTCGATCGTACTTGCGTCGCGTG includes:
- a CDS encoding enoyl-CoA hydratase/isomerase family protein codes for the protein MSHEPKVHLERDEHGVVTLILDDAKRRNAMTPELGGALAARVRELVKDETVRAVVLTGAGGAFSGGGDLAMLERLRAVSAAEAESFMLDFYARYLSITQLAVPTLAAIEGPAIGAGLCVALACDLCVVDEDAKLALNFAKLGLHPGMGATYLAPLRAGAMRGAELLYTGRRFDGREAVRLGLALEAVKASDVRARAVAIAREIATAAPLAIRGLHRVMGIDRGALMAALAHEAREQAVSYASADLGEGLRAASEKRAARFEGR
- a CDS encoding trypsin-like peptidase domain-containing protein; amino-acid sequence: MAGEKPGAARLSWVATVVAIVAGCAAFVLVGAHVIALAGGSVVAPAAAVAAALVACVVLPVVVGWKVAGGEAKRSVVPGAVAALNVAWLALLIGLAPGASRAVIAAHGDWFLAGHEVAAIRRAMRALAPVVEREAPHLPEIAAAPAPDDAPRVEEPVAEDRAWSARELFERRADAVVTIHAHRPVDDEDELADVLRRLGLDAQTVTGSGFVVGAGGVIVTNHHVLGDATSARVTMRDGRTFDRVRVLATDPSNDLALLAIDAEGLAAVPLAADEDVQIGATTFAIGSPLGLDHTLTQGIVSAIRDESGTTMVQTQAPIAPGSSGGPLFDDRGRLIGVNTLLRGGGLGFAVHVRYVRALLEATRAERALSPFVEGVHVARSEVEGALRPLTRTALEQAGVSVARVAGDCIATWPEATPVVTVRVTGRGHRDVTITADQGDEVDGCLRDRADVPARVAAMQLRGDGADAVSVTLHVEGLGATGTDPGHALDVRIARPAP
- the guaB gene encoding IMP dehydrogenase produces the protein MLDETPRFALTFDDVLLQPGYSDFLPHDADVRTRLTRDLKLNIPILSSAMDTVTEWKTAVTMARNGGLGVLHKNLTPEEQAREVLKVKRAESGMVLDPVTIEPERSLNDAFDTMRRHDISGLPVVKAGKLVGILTSRDVRFEKNLAQPVETLMTRKLVTVPIGVSQERARELLHANRIEKLLVVGDEGELVGLITIKDLLQAERYPGAIKDEHGRLRCAAAIGVGKDRAERAAALVAAGVDVLVIDTAHGHSKGVIDAVRQTKKEHPHVQLVAGNIATAEATEALIEAGADAIKVGIGPGSICTTRIVAGVGVPQITAISDCARAAAKHDVPVIADGGIKFSGDVVKAIAAGAECIMVGSLFAGTDETPGQVVLYQGRSYKQYRGMGSLGAMRKGSKDRYAQADVEDPGKLVPEGIEGRVPYRGTLSSVVYQLVGGLRAGMGYTGCRTIGELRTKAKFVRQSAQGLRESHVHDVVVTEEAPNYRV
- the rraA gene encoding ribonuclease E activity regulator RraA, with the translated sequence MTKTTDLCDAHPELVRVCDPIFRSYGARVVFDGPIATLKLHEDNALVRKALEEPGAGRVLVVDGGGSMRRALVGDQLAALGAKNGWSGVVVYGCIRDSADIATIELGVVALGTHPRKSDKRGVGVVNEPVTFAGVTFVPGQHVWVDHDGVVVTERRVEVTG
- a CDS encoding rhomboid family intramembrane serine protease; the encoded protein is MTAPKTKRDREPTFADLGRELKLHGVVLAILVAVLWVEEIVDVFLGGALDAFGIRPREVAGLIGIPLSPFLHAGFPHLIANTVPLIVLGWFVMLRETWHFFAVSAAVIVLGGLGVWMFGQTGSVHIGASGLVFGWLGYLLLGGWFERRVSTILGSLVVAVLYGGLVWGVLPGTPGVSWEAHFFGFLAGALMAWVLARREKAARA
- a CDS encoding response regulator — translated: MSPRHRVLIVEDEPTLRLALRRILEEAGAEVVAVECVTDAFAQLVPDAGITMVLSDLHLPDGLGTAVLERARGLGIARRALSSGDRAALREVDAELATDLLTKPVSRTVLEALVGAISRSGTALRRPDLGNRSGDGEG